The following coding sequences lie in one Rhodohalobacter barkolensis genomic window:
- a CDS encoding CoA-binding protein has product MSTLFGPSRQNLTELFESIETVAVIGCSSNPYRTSHHISKYLLNNGFDIIPVNPNESEVLGIKSYPSIDDIPDDVKVDVMNIFRNKKYTDETVIEIIEWADRRGQKPIIWTQLDVSTDSAKSKAEEAALTYIENRCIMVDHRSV; this is encoded by the coding sequence TTGAGTACTCTCTTTGGTCCCTCACGGCAGAATCTGACCGAACTTTTTGAATCCATTGAAACCGTTGCAGTAATCGGCTGCTCATCAAACCCCTACAGAACGAGTCATCACATCTCTAAATATTTGCTCAACAACGGGTTTGATATAATTCCCGTAAATCCAAATGAATCAGAGGTTTTAGGGATAAAGAGTTACCCGTCTATAGATGACATTCCCGATGATGTGAAAGTAGATGTAATGAACATATTCAGAAACAAAAAGTACACGGATGAAACCGTCATAGAGATTATCGAATGGGCTGATAGAAGAGGGCAAAAACCCATTATTTGGACCCAACTTGATGTAAGTACCGACTCTGCCAAATCAAAAGCTGAAGAAGCGGCCCTGACTTACATTGAAAATCGCTGCATTATGGTCGATCATCGTTCGGTTTAA
- a CDS encoding FKBP-type peptidyl-prolyl cis-trans isomerase, with product MSQVKDGDTVKVHYTGTLKDGTVFDTSAEREPLEFTLGQGQLIPGFEKAVQGLAEGDSTEVDIPSEEAYGESREDLVISVPKDQLPDDVEPQVGMQLQVNQQDGQPIPVRITEVGEENLTLDANHPLAGQDLKFEIELVEIAN from the coding sequence TTGTCACAAGTAAAAGACGGAGATACCGTAAAAGTACATTACACCGGAACTTTGAAAGACGGTACGGTATTTGATACATCAGCAGAACGAGAACCCTTAGAATTTACTTTGGGTCAAGGACAGCTCATCCCGGGCTTCGAAAAAGCAGTTCAAGGATTGGCAGAAGGTGATTCAACAGAAGTTGATATTCCAAGTGAGGAAGCATACGGAGAATCAAGAGAAGATTTAGTGATCTCTGTGCCAAAAGATCAGCTTCCCGACGATGTTGAACCACAAGTTGGAATGCAGCTGCAGGTAAATCAACAGGATGGTCAACCTATTCCTGTTCGTATTACTGAAGTTGGAGAAGAAAACCTGACTTTGGATGCCAATCATCCGCTTGCAGGCCAGGACCTGAAATTTGAGATTGAGCTGGTAGAAATCGCCAACTAA
- a CDS encoding THUMP domain-containing class I SAM-dependent RNA methyltransferase: protein MADFTKKSTVSITCPLGLAPLLEKEVVELGFKPISTRVTGVEIEASLNDCILLNFWLRTAHRVHYLMEEKSIQSPDQLRNWVKKIPWENWISDDGYFSVTSRVDHHTIDNDQFANLVVKDAVVDRIRFKKESRPDTGSNLNDTVLFLFWNRQGARIFLDTSGESLSRRNYRTTSVAAPMQETLASAIVQSTRWKPGQEHFINPMTGSGTIAIEAVMLALNRAPASLRNNFGFMHILGYDESYYQNVREEAKKRAVKDVKGKFIATDNDPRAVMAAKKNAKTAGVDHLIEFETCDYDKTPIPDGDGIVVFNPPYGMRLEDKTDLRPLYKGIGDFMKQECPGKTGYVFTANMALAKKVGLRAKSRTTLFNSTLECKLFEYELYKGSK from the coding sequence ATGGCCGATTTTACCAAGAAAAGCACCGTAAGTATCACCTGCCCACTGGGACTTGCCCCCCTGCTTGAAAAAGAGGTGGTTGAGCTGGGTTTTAAACCAATCTCTACTCGTGTAACCGGAGTGGAAATTGAAGCATCACTCAACGACTGCATTCTTCTCAATTTCTGGTTGAGAACCGCACACCGGGTTCACTACCTGATGGAAGAGAAATCGATTCAGTCTCCCGACCAACTCAGAAACTGGGTGAAAAAGATTCCATGGGAAAACTGGATCTCTGACGATGGGTATTTTTCTGTAACCTCACGTGTAGACCATCACACCATCGACAACGATCAGTTTGCAAATCTGGTAGTTAAAGACGCAGTTGTGGATCGTATCCGGTTTAAAAAAGAATCGCGGCCCGATACCGGTTCAAACTTGAACGATACTGTACTTTTTCTATTCTGGAACCGTCAGGGAGCAAGGATTTTTCTTGATACATCCGGCGAGTCACTTTCCCGAAGAAACTACAGAACTACATCCGTAGCCGCCCCCATGCAGGAAACACTGGCGTCAGCCATTGTGCAATCCACCCGATGGAAACCCGGACAAGAGCACTTTATAAATCCAATGACGGGTAGTGGTACAATTGCCATAGAAGCTGTTATGCTTGCTTTAAACCGGGCTCCGGCATCACTTCGAAATAACTTCGGCTTTATGCACATTCTGGGCTATGATGAATCGTACTATCAAAACGTTCGCGAAGAAGCCAAAAAACGTGCGGTTAAAGATGTGAAAGGAAAATTTATCGCAACAGATAATGACCCGCGCGCTGTGATGGCAGCCAAAAAGAATGCAAAAACTGCGGGTGTGGATCATCTGATTGAGTTTGAAACCTGTGATTACGACAAAACACCCATACCGGACGGTGACGGCATTGTGGTTTTTAATCCACCCTACGGCATGCGCTTGGAAGACAAAACCGATCTGAGACCGCTCTACAAGGGAATCGGTGATTTCATGAAGCAGGAGTGCCCCGGCAAGACCGGATATGTATTTACCGCAAATATGGCACTGGCTAAAAAAGTGGGGCTTCGGGCTAAATCAAGAACAACACTTTTCAATTCTACTCTGGAGTGTAAACTCTTTGAATACGAACTTTATAAAGGAAGTAAATAA
- a CDS encoding O-methyltransferase, producing the protein MEITNKQIAEYTESFTSEEPEIIKQLVKASENDLQHVDMLSGRQTGLLLKMLVAISGSKRVLEVGTFTGYSAIMMADALPDDGELITCEMNERYQIISEPFFSKEPYRNKISQKLGNALDLIPKIERKFDLIFLDADKVNYPEYYRLAKTKINSGGLIVIDNVLWDGDVLEKKNRKAAAIHQMNEIIRDDKEVEQLMLPLRDGVTIVRVLRK; encoded by the coding sequence ATGGAGATCACGAACAAACAAATTGCAGAATACACGGAATCGTTCACGAGTGAAGAGCCTGAGATTATCAAACAGCTGGTTAAGGCATCGGAAAACGACCTGCAGCATGTTGATATGCTGAGTGGCAGACAGACCGGGCTGCTGCTTAAAATGCTGGTGGCTATATCAGGATCAAAACGGGTTCTGGAAGTCGGGACCTTTACAGGTTATTCCGCAATCATGATGGCTGACGCACTTCCGGATGACGGTGAGCTGATTACCTGTGAAATGAACGAGCGTTACCAAATAATCTCTGAGCCATTTTTTTCAAAAGAGCCATATCGAAATAAAATTTCACAAAAACTGGGTAATGCTCTTGATCTTATTCCCAAGATTGAAAGGAAGTTTGATCTCATTTTTCTGGATGCAGATAAAGTGAACTACCCGGAGTATTATCGGCTGGCAAAGACGAAAATCAATTCCGGCGGGCTGATTGTTATAGACAATGTTCTTTGGGACGGAGATGTTTTGGAGAAAAAGAATCGAAAGGCTGCGGCCATTCATCAAATGAATGAGATCATTCGGGATGACAAAGAAGTAGAGCAACTGATGTTACCGTTGCGGGATGGCGTTACAATCGTCAGGGTTTTGAGGAAATAA
- a CDS encoding lysophospholipid acyltransferase family protein: MNRSSTDFIPANESKWFITIFDLYVRNLFWRRFKNIAIDQEYQPGEDSKTIYYLNHTSWWDGLIPLLLNQKIFKQKARALMEDKQMRDHKFFSRIGAFSVNLEEPRAALKSMRYAVDSMKRQNSSLFIYPEGKIVPYSTQKPNFQKGLGWIASRTPEADVVPVGIYIHTARHDKPELFIKVGPSVKFSAESTADELKLLFEKSLQDILINLQEKSHTAPQQFKQL; encoded by the coding sequence GTGAATAGATCCTCAACAGACTTCATACCTGCTAACGAATCAAAATGGTTTATCACCATCTTTGATCTCTATGTTCGAAATCTTTTCTGGCGACGGTTCAAAAATATCGCGATCGATCAAGAGTACCAACCTGGAGAGGATAGCAAAACCATTTACTACCTCAACCACACCTCCTGGTGGGACGGTTTGATTCCTCTCCTGCTCAATCAAAAAATATTTAAGCAGAAAGCGCGCGCTTTGATGGAAGACAAACAGATGCGGGATCACAAATTTTTCAGCCGCATTGGTGCATTTTCTGTAAACCTTGAGGAACCCCGAGCTGCACTCAAGTCTATGCGCTATGCAGTTGACTCAATGAAACGTCAAAACTCCAGCCTGTTTATCTATCCGGAAGGTAAAATTGTACCCTATTCAACTCAAAAGCCAAACTTTCAAAAAGGTTTGGGGTGGATTGCTAGCCGAACACCGGAAGCTGATGTGGTGCCGGTTGGGATTTATATTCATACCGCACGGCATGACAAGCCGGAACTCTTTATTAAAGTTGGTCCTTCAGTAAAGTTTAGCGCAGAAAGTACTGCCGATGAACTAAAGCTACTGTTTGAAAAATCGTTGCAGGATATTCTGATCAATTTACAGGAGAAATCCCACACGGCTCCGCAACAATTCAAACAATTGTAA
- a CDS encoding NAD-dependent malic enzyme — MSEIQPSVSYSFTVRLAIVNKPGMLAKVLNVIAEHRGDPGGVDVVAVEGKYKIRDITVSARDAKHSREIVEAVRVIDGISVKYVSDRVFLLHIGGKISIKNKVPVDTRDTLSMAYTPGVARICMAIARDKSNVQSLTIKQNSVAVVTDGTAVLGLGDIGPEAAMPVMEGKAMLFKEFADIDAYPICLSTKDTEEIIKTVKNISPGFGGINLEDIGAPKCFEIEHRLKQELDIPVFHDDQHGTAVVALAATINALKVVGKKLEDIRVVVVGIGAAGSAISRILLEAGVKELLPVDIDGILNRDHTDHLDDNKKWVAENANQNRVKGSLMDATKGADLIIGVSGPDTIPVEAVEQMANDAIVFAMANPDPEIRPEKIQGKARIIATGRSDYPNQINNVLAFPGIFRGALDAKASDINEEMKLAAAYAIANCIGVDEVGEEYIIPSVFNKKVVREVAKAVKEAAYDSGVAKRNS; from the coding sequence ATGAGTGAAATTCAACCGAGTGTCAGTTATAGTTTTACCGTTCGCCTGGCTATTGTAAACAAACCGGGCATGCTTGCAAAAGTTTTGAATGTAATTGCAGAGCATCGGGGCGATCCGGGTGGTGTGGATGTTGTAGCTGTAGAAGGGAAATATAAAATTCGGGATATCACCGTCAGTGCACGTGACGCCAAACACTCTCGAGAAATTGTTGAAGCGGTACGGGTTATTGATGGTATCTCCGTTAAATATGTTTCCGACCGGGTGTTCCTGCTGCATATCGGTGGTAAAATAAGTATTAAGAATAAGGTACCTGTGGATACCCGGGATACACTCTCGATGGCATATACGCCCGGAGTTGCAAGAATTTGCATGGCTATAGCCCGCGATAAGTCCAATGTACAATCGTTGACTATTAAACAGAACTCCGTGGCTGTAGTCACAGACGGAACGGCCGTACTTGGTCTTGGAGATATTGGACCCGAAGCAGCCATGCCGGTAATGGAGGGTAAAGCAATGCTTTTCAAAGAGTTTGCTGATATCGATGCCTACCCGATCTGCCTGAGTACAAAGGACACTGAAGAGATTATCAAAACCGTTAAAAACATTTCACCCGGATTTGGCGGTATTAATCTGGAAGATATCGGCGCTCCAAAATGTTTTGAGATTGAACACCGACTTAAACAGGAACTCGATATTCCCGTATTTCATGATGATCAGCACGGTACAGCTGTTGTAGCGTTGGCAGCAACAATCAACGCGCTCAAGGTTGTTGGGAAAAAACTGGAAGATATACGCGTAGTCGTTGTAGGAATAGGAGCTGCCGGAAGTGCCATCAGCCGAATTCTTCTGGAAGCGGGTGTAAAAGAGCTCTTACCAGTAGATATTGACGGCATTTTGAACCGGGACCATACCGATCACCTGGATGACAATAAAAAATGGGTTGCCGAAAACGCAAATCAAAACAGGGTGAAAGGCAGTTTAATGGACGCTACAAAGGGAGCCGACCTAATCATTGGAGTGAGCGGCCCCGACACTATACCGGTTGAAGCTGTAGAGCAGATGGCAAATGATGCAATTGTATTTGCAATGGCTAATCCCGATCCGGAAATCCGACCCGAGAAAATACAGGGTAAGGCCAGAATCATTGCCACCGGTCGGAGCGATTATCCTAACCAAATCAATAACGTACTTGCATTTCCCGGGATATTCAGAGGAGCGCTGGATGCTAAGGCATCAGACATTAACGAAGAGATGAAACTGGCAGCCGCCTACGCTATCGCCAACTGTATTGGAGTTGATGAAGTAGGTGAAGAGTATATTATACCGAGTGTGTTCAATAAAAAGGTGGTTCGTGAAGTAGCTAAAGCGGTAAAAGAAGCCGCTTATGATAGCGGGGTTGCAAAAAGAAATTCGTAA
- a CDS encoding oxidoreductase — MSIKAGIVGYGKAAKIFHAPLIQAVNDLDFYSVVERSSDDAIQQYPNVEVFRNFKDILKDDVTELFIITTPNHLHYQMAMEALSAGKHVVIDKPFTVTFEEAKKLIRLADDLDLKLSVFQNRRWDGDFKTVEQIIRDQKVGEVVEVVSTFNRFRNQVRENKWREKDQPGSGVLYDLGPHLIDQSIRLFGKPDHLFADIREQRGGVTDDYFEVDLHYPNLKVKLKAGMLVADPSPRFTIRGTEGAFVKFGLDPQEQNLKEGKNPKSPDLGTDSENYWGSLYKWKNNEMSVEKVKTLAGSYITFYREMAAAIKGEGDLPVDPNDAAYVIYLIELALKSNLEGKRLDVSK, encoded by the coding sequence ATGAGTATCAAAGCGGGAATTGTAGGATACGGAAAAGCTGCGAAAATTTTTCATGCACCACTGATTCAAGCCGTTAACGATTTAGATTTTTATAGTGTTGTTGAACGCAGCAGTGATGATGCAATACAACAGTATCCCAACGTAGAGGTGTTTAGAAATTTTAAAGATATTTTAAAAGATGACGTGACTGAGCTTTTTATTATCACAACACCAAATCATCTGCATTACCAAATGGCTATGGAGGCCTTGAGTGCAGGTAAACATGTTGTTATTGATAAACCGTTTACGGTAACATTTGAAGAAGCCAAAAAGCTGATCCGGTTGGCAGATGATCTGGATTTGAAACTTTCTGTATTTCAAAATCGGCGGTGGGATGGGGATTTCAAAACAGTTGAACAGATAATCAGGGATCAAAAAGTAGGAGAAGTAGTGGAGGTGGTTTCCACTTTTAACCGGTTTCGAAATCAGGTCCGGGAGAATAAGTGGAGAGAGAAGGATCAACCCGGCAGTGGTGTTTTATACGATTTGGGACCTCATCTGATCGATCAGAGTATACGTCTTTTTGGTAAACCGGATCATCTTTTTGCGGATATCAGGGAGCAGCGAGGCGGAGTAACAGACGATTATTTTGAAGTGGATTTACACTATCCAAACCTGAAGGTGAAGCTTAAAGCGGGGATGCTGGTTGCGGATCCATCACCCAGATTTACCATCCGGGGAACGGAAGGAGCTTTTGTAAAATTTGGACTGGATCCTCAAGAACAGAATTTGAAAGAAGGAAAAAATCCAAAAAGCCCGGATCTGGGGACAGATTCTGAAAACTATTGGGGTTCTCTCTACAAATGGAAAAACAATGAAATGAGTGTTGAAAAGGTAAAAACGCTTGCAGGCAGCTACATAACGTTTTACCGGGAAATGGCAGCAGCCATAAAAGGGGAAGGTGATCTTCCGGTTGACCCGAATGACGCTGCCTATGTCATCTACCTGATTGAGCTGGCACTCAAGAGTAACCTGGAAGGTAAACGGCTCGACGTATCAAAATAA
- a CDS encoding M23 family metallopeptidase: MTRYSTIITFLLFLFLSSDLIARQSNVKIEVQRNNRDGYTFYATNQSPSPFIVTIDFSTLTNLRASTSLPYSRNVSRGRSRIFKLTKEMGNLQTNYRYRYRTHTGCLDTEPDDIEYLLPYPEGGKARSGELSYVYERLNHDAPEDWYSIVFYMKDESKIHAARKGTVISIRDGDNSTHEGLVYSSDRNYVVVAQDDCTFARYSVFRDDEIFVNVGDTVYPGDPLGEMAGEEFGFGNQIRLLIYYRNDESVTFNREDSEGIHNWHYVKPKFRTSAGESQNPETGMEYISIHPEDVITEEMGRRERRRWRRSN; the protein is encoded by the coding sequence ATGACACGATATTCTACGATTATCACATTCTTACTATTCCTGTTTCTATCATCAGATCTCATTGCCAGGCAATCGAATGTTAAAATCGAAGTACAACGAAATAATCGGGATGGATACACCTTTTATGCCACGAATCAATCCCCATCTCCGTTTATTGTTACCATCGACTTTAGCACACTGACAAATCTTCGGGCAAGCACATCCTTACCCTATTCCAGAAACGTATCGCGTGGAAGATCGCGCATATTCAAACTCACCAAAGAGATGGGTAATCTACAGACCAACTACCGTTATCGATATAGAACCCATACCGGCTGTCTGGATACTGAACCCGATGATATTGAATATCTTTTGCCCTACCCGGAAGGTGGAAAAGCCCGATCCGGTGAATTGAGTTATGTTTATGAGCGGCTGAATCATGACGCACCGGAGGATTGGTACTCCATTGTTTTTTATATGAAAGATGAATCGAAGATTCATGCAGCAAGAAAAGGTACCGTCATATCTATTCGTGATGGGGACAACTCAACCCATGAGGGACTTGTTTATTCAAGTGACCGAAATTATGTGGTTGTTGCGCAGGACGATTGTACATTTGCACGGTATTCAGTTTTTCGGGACGACGAGATATTTGTTAATGTAGGTGATACGGTTTATCCTGGCGATCCGCTGGGTGAGATGGCGGGCGAAGAGTTTGGTTTTGGTAATCAAATTCGCTTACTCATCTACTACAGAAATGACGAATCGGTGACCTTTAACCGGGAAGATTCTGAAGGGATACACAACTGGCACTATGTGAAACCCAAATTCAGAACAAGCGCCGGTGAATCGCAAAATCCTGAAACCGGTATGGAGTACATTAGTATTCATCCGGAAGACGTTATTACCGAAGAGATGGGCCGCAGGGAACGTCGACGCTGGAGGCGAAGTAATTAA
- a CDS encoding META domain-containing protein: MKYIILLLLTVFIFVACESDSSQPEEENPQTETKVDIFDTNWTLTELNGDPVSETETSVSIPTINFVEAENRFYGSGGCNQFNGGFEFNEESGEIELSQVAATKMACPDMELENRYFSMLNEVERMEISSQILKFYNNSGEIIAQFEIMEN, encoded by the coding sequence ATGAAATATATAATTCTATTACTCTTAACAGTATTCATTTTCGTTGCGTGTGAGTCTGATTCAAGCCAACCCGAAGAAGAGAATCCTCAAACCGAGACTAAGGTAGATATTTTCGACACAAACTGGACTTTAACTGAACTCAATGGAGATCCCGTATCTGAAACCGAAACTAGCGTATCCATTCCCACGATCAATTTTGTTGAGGCTGAAAATCGATTTTATGGCAGTGGCGGGTGTAATCAATTCAATGGTGGCTTTGAGTTTAATGAGGAATCCGGAGAAATAGAGTTAAGTCAAGTTGCCGCTACAAAAATGGCTTGCCCGGATATGGAACTTGAGAATCGCTATTTCTCAATGCTGAATGAAGTGGAACGAATGGAGATCAGTTCGCAGATTTTGAAGTTTTATAACAATTCAGGAGAGATCATCGCTCAGTTTGAAATAATGGAAAATTGA
- a CDS encoding methyl-accepting chemotaxis protein, whose translation MNSTSLNLFPSLDQALPSFAKDSLHETFVQSDKFMLKLLVLHWILASTIIAFSYSTYILGFVGGGMITGLAYLAYRSNPGSLISRITMGAAFMAFSMLFIQQHFGRIEMHFHIFVSMAFLIKYKDISPILSAAATIAIHHAIFNIAQDSELMIAGNPIMIFDYGCGWDIVGLHASFVVAATLVYSSIILNLTQEYIGNLEVFNIIDQLEDSANHTSEAADFISESGQNLALHANENSVSIAQSHASLKKMGDDILNLSDKTSSAKLKIEEINRETVNLNQSMNELENSSSDIRSVVETIESIASQTNLLALNAAIEAARAGEAGAGFAVVTEEVRVLAKKTSEAAYGIAEIIESNIGKAKGGGMIANDITGKISELNEWIANVHEVSNQQISGVEELKNISSELDITTRKTAETAEKNASTAEQLQGQVHMLKSVVQDLNQKTQISNKRLN comes from the coding sequence ATGAATTCAACATCTTTAAACCTGTTTCCTTCGTTAGATCAAGCTCTTCCATCTTTTGCAAAAGACTCTTTGCACGAGACTTTCGTTCAGTCTGACAAATTTATGCTGAAGCTTTTGGTATTGCACTGGATTCTGGCTTCAACTATCATCGCCTTTTCATACAGTACGTATATTCTGGGTTTTGTAGGAGGAGGAATGATTACGGGGCTTGCCTATTTGGCGTACAGATCAAATCCCGGTTCTCTAATTAGCAGGATCACGATGGGTGCTGCATTTATGGCTTTCTCAATGCTATTTATTCAGCAGCACTTTGGGCGGATAGAGATGCATTTTCATATTTTTGTATCAATGGCTTTTCTGATAAAGTATAAGGATATCTCTCCTATACTTTCTGCAGCTGCTACCATTGCCATTCACCATGCGATTTTTAATATAGCTCAAGACTCTGAATTGATGATAGCCGGAAATCCGATCATGATCTTCGACTATGGCTGTGGATGGGATATTGTGGGGTTACACGCATCCTTTGTAGTTGCAGCAACACTTGTGTATAGCTCAATTATTTTAAATCTGACTCAGGAATACATTGGAAATCTGGAGGTATTTAATATTATCGACCAGTTAGAAGATTCCGCTAACCATACCAGTGAAGCGGCAGACTTTATTTCAGAATCAGGACAAAATCTTGCACTGCATGCAAACGAAAATTCCGTATCTATAGCTCAGTCTCATGCTTCATTGAAAAAAATGGGAGATGATATTCTAAATCTTAGCGACAAAACATCTTCCGCAAAATTAAAGATTGAAGAGATTAATAGAGAAACCGTTAATCTAAATCAGTCAATGAACGAGCTGGAAAATTCAAGCAGTGACATACGATCTGTAGTTGAGACAATTGAAAGCATTGCATCTCAAACTAATCTGCTGGCGCTAAATGCAGCTATAGAGGCAGCAAGAGCCGGGGAGGCCGGTGCAGGGTTTGCGGTTGTTACGGAAGAAGTGAGAGTTTTGGCGAAAAAAACATCAGAAGCAGCTTATGGTATTGCTGAAATTATTGAGTCTAATATCGGTAAGGCCAAAGGCGGTGGAATGATAGCGAATGATATCACTGGAAAAATCAGTGAACTCAATGAATGGATTGCCAATGTTCATGAAGTGAGTAATCAACAAATATCCGGTGTTGAAGAGCTGAAAAATATTAGTTCAGAGCTGGATATTACTACCAGAAAAACTGCTGAGACTGCCGAAAAAAATGCATCCACTGCTGAACAACTTCAGGGCCAGGTTCATATGTTGAAAAGTGTAGTTCAAGATCTAAACCAAAAGACACAAATAAGTAATAAAAGATTGAATTAA
- a CDS encoding SCO family protein: MKSVLLLIALFLTPIVIVFGSGFGIVSHPAKGNLVDPEILHIDQESDTAIIFFGYVGCSYICPTSLYKIDEMLSEQNDSTKFEGLSILFADIANRPGVVSSDRYAKNISPRMQGVNLSKEQLDYSVDMFNLRIRDTKRMDSEVYHTDHFFVLKRRDKAFEITAVLPNQVTTEKLAEVLLKK, translated from the coding sequence ATGAAGTCGGTTCTACTACTTATTGCACTGTTTCTCACTCCGATTGTAATTGTATTCGGATCTGGTTTTGGAATTGTGTCTCATCCTGCAAAAGGAAATCTGGTTGACCCTGAGATTTTGCACATTGATCAAGAGAGTGATACAGCGATTATTTTCTTTGGATATGTGGGATGCAGCTATATCTGCCCGACTTCACTTTATAAGATTGACGAAATGTTATCTGAACAAAACGACTCCACTAAATTTGAGGGCTTGTCGATTCTGTTTGCCGATATTGCAAATCGCCCGGGTGTTGTTTCATCTGACCGTTACGCTAAAAATATTTCGCCTCGCATGCAGGGTGTAAATTTGTCTAAAGAGCAGTTAGATTATTCAGTAGATATGTTCAATCTCAGGATCAGGGATACAAAACGGATGGATAGTGAAGTTTACCATACCGACCACTTTTTTGTCTTGAAGCGTAGAGACAAAGCATTTGAAATAACAGCTGTTCTACCCAACCAGGTGACCACTGAAAAACTGGCTGAAGTCTTATTAAAAAAATAA
- a CDS encoding NAD(P)/FAD-dependent oxidoreductase yields MIKEYQLRFDPETAAKPELLESYISQQKNIPMDEINHIEILKRSIDARQKDVIINLKVNVYIGEEYREEPISLPDYPHVGSEEEVIIVGMGPAGLFAALKLIELGKKPIILERGKDVKERIQDLKGINVKHIVNEDSNYCFGEGGAGTYSDGKLYTRSKKRGDVDRILRLLVGFGAVRDIMVDAHPHIGTNKLPPIIEKMRECILDHGGEIHFNTRVTDFIIEGDQMKGVKTLSGDIFKAGQVILATGHSARDIFELLHRKGVEIELKPLAIGVRIEHQQSLIDSIQYSCDVRSDYLPPSPYSIAKQVDDRGVYSFCMCPGGVIAPCATKPGEIVTNGWSSSRRARATANSGIVVELREEDFEPFAEHGSLAAMEFQKSIEQRAWEMGGKTQTAPAQRLVDFVDGKLSADLPNTSYAPGIKSVELSEVLPDFIHNALVLGFNKFDQSMKGYLTNEAVVHAPESRTSSPVRIPRDWKTFQHVRVKGLYPCGEGAGYAGGIISAAMDGEKCALACVERSD; encoded by the coding sequence ATGATTAAAGAATACCAGTTACGGTTCGATCCGGAGACCGCCGCAAAACCGGAACTGTTGGAGAGTTATATCTCACAGCAGAAGAATATTCCAATGGATGAGATCAACCACATCGAGATTCTGAAACGATCCATCGATGCGAGGCAGAAGGATGTGATCATCAACCTGAAGGTGAATGTCTATATTGGCGAGGAGTACCGGGAGGAGCCGATTTCTTTGCCAGATTACCCGCATGTGGGTAGTGAAGAGGAGGTGATCATTGTGGGAATGGGTCCGGCGGGACTTTTTGCCGCACTCAAACTCATTGAACTGGGCAAGAAACCTATTATCCTGGAACGTGGGAAGGATGTGAAAGAGCGAATTCAGGATCTGAAGGGAATCAACGTGAAGCACATTGTGAATGAGGATTCCAACTACTGCTTTGGTGAGGGCGGGGCCGGTACGTATTCGGACGGAAAACTCTACACGAGATCCAAGAAGCGCGGAGATGTAGATAGAATTCTTCGTCTTCTGGTGGGGTTTGGTGCGGTCAGGGATATCATGGTGGATGCTCATCCACACATAGGAACCAACAAGTTGCCTCCCATCATAGAAAAGATGCGAGAATGTATTTTAGATCACGGTGGGGAGATCCATTTCAATACCCGTGTCACGGATTTCATTATCGAGGGAGATCAGATGAAAGGGGTGAAAACACTGTCGGGAGATATATTCAAGGCCGGTCAGGTGATATTGGCAACCGGACACTCGGCAAGGGATATTTTTGAGCTGCTTCACCGAAAAGGTGTTGAGATTGAGCTCAAGCCGCTGGCAATCGGTGTGAGGATAGAGCATCAGCAATCCCTGATCGATTCGATTCAGTACAGCTGTGATGTGCGGAGCGACTATCTGCCGCCATCACCCTACAGCATCGCCAAACAGGTGGATGATCGCGGAGTTTACTCGTTTTGTATGTGTCCGGGAGGGGTGATTGCTCCTTGTGCCACAAAGCCAGGGGAGATTGTAACCAACGGCTGGTCGTCATCCAGGCGTGCACGTGCAACCGCCAACTCGGGAATTGTTGTGGAGCTTCGGGAAGAGGATTTTGAACCGTTTGCCGAGCATGGTTCGTTAGCTGCCATGGAGTTCCAAAAGTCGATAGAACAGCGGGCTTGGGAGATGGGCGGAAAAACTCAGACCGCACCGGCGCAGCGCCTGGTCGATTTTGTGGATGGAAAACTCTCGGCTGATCTGCCGAATACTTCCTATGCTCCGGGAATTAAATCCGTAGAGTTGAGTGAAGTTCTGCCGGATTTTATTCACAATGCATTGGTCCTGGGATTCAATAAGTTTGATCAATCGATGAAGGGGTACCTGACAAATGAAGCTGTGGTTCACGCTCCGGAGTCGCGGACATCCTCTCCGGTGCGAATACCACGTGATTGGAAGACATTTCAGCATGTGAGAGTGAAGGGACTCTATCCGTGTGGAGAGGGAGCAGGATATGCAGGTGGGATTATATCTGCAGCGATGGATGGAGAGAAGTGTGCGTTGGCTTGTGTTGAGCGTAGTGATTGA